Proteins encoded in a region of the Zunongwangia endophytica genome:
- a CDS encoding DUF2911 domain-containing protein gives MNNNLKLLLKILGISLLVAAVIFFAVRYNTKAYSPDDTVVFNNEDLSLEVFYNRPYKKGREIFGDLVPYDSVWRTGANEATIFKTNKDVMVDGSLLKKGDYTLWTIPKKDSWEVIFNTKMYPWGIDLKGLPYRDVDFDALIVEVPVSNLNKTVEQFTIYFEEANDLVFLALSWDQTSVTVPIKIKETPTLEASSLN, from the coding sequence ATGAATAATAACCTGAAGTTACTATTAAAAATTTTAGGAATAAGCCTTTTGGTGGCAGCAGTGATCTTTTTTGCAGTTCGTTATAATACCAAAGCATATAGCCCAGATGATACTGTGGTCTTTAATAATGAAGACTTAAGTCTTGAAGTTTTCTATAATCGTCCTTATAAAAAAGGAAGAGAAATTTTTGGGGATCTTGTTCCTTACGATTCTGTTTGGCGTACGGGTGCAAACGAGGCTACCATCTTTAAAACCAATAAAGATGTTATGGTAGATGGCAGTTTGTTGAAAAAAGGAGATTATACATTATGGACGATCCCTAAAAAAGATAGTTGGGAAGTAATTTTTAATACAAAAATGTATCCCTGGGGGATAGATCTTAAAGGCTTGCCTTATCGCGATGTAGATTTTGATGCACTGATTGTTGAAGTTCCCGTGAGTAATCTAAATAAAACTGTAGAACAATTCACTATTTATTTTGAAGAAGCTAATGATTTAGTCTTTCTAGCGTTATCCTGGGATCAAACTAGTGTGACAGTTCCTATAAAAATAAAAGAGACTCCTACACTAGAAGCCTCTTCTCTAAATTAA
- a CDS encoding organic hydroperoxide resistance protein, giving the protein MKTLYSAKVTTEGGRDGRTTSEDGILDMKLSKPKSLGGEGGDHSNPEQLFAAGYSACFGSALEMIAKNADVDLGDYSVTATIDLGQTEDKDLELSAILDIYIPDIDVETGENLINEAHEVCPYSRATRDNIDVTLNLLIDED; this is encoded by the coding sequence ATGAAAACTTTGTATTCAGCTAAAGTAACTACCGAAGGAGGTAGAGACGGTAGAACTACTAGCGAAGACGGAATATTAGATATGAAACTTTCCAAGCCAAAAAGTCTTGGAGGAGAAGGTGGAGACCATAGTAATCCAGAGCAGTTATTTGCTGCAGGATATTCAGCTTGCTTTGGAAGTGCTTTAGAAATGATTGCTAAAAATGCTGATGTAGATCTTGGCGATTATAGCGTAACTGCTACGATCGATTTGGGACAAACAGAAGATAAAGACTTAGAGCTTTCTGCTATTTTGGATATTTATATTCCAGACATCGATGTAGAAACCGGTGAAAATCTAATTAACGAAGCTCACGAAGTTTGCCCTTATTCTAGAGCAACCAGAGATAATATCGACGTGACTTTAAACCTTCTTATTGACGAAGATTAA
- the meaB gene encoding methylmalonyl Co-A mutase-associated GTPase MeaB: MAKSTNKSALSQHKGISASENVSDSAAERIKNLRKRKQNTTTLLQQLLNGNKTALGKAITLVESNQVKHQQQASEIIEGALASAGKSIRIGITGVPGVGKSTFIETFGSHLLKLGKKVAVLAVDPSSSISKGSILGDKTRMENLVKENHAFIRPSPSGDSLGGVARKTRESIILCEAAGFDVILIETVGVGQSETTVHSMTDFFLLLKLAGAGDELQGIKRGIMEMADAIVINKADGENLKPAKNAKLEFKRALQLYPAKGSTWKPEVLMSSALYNEGIAAVWDLIESFEKNTKKNGYFEQNRKQQSKFWLLQTINEQLKQSFYQNPEIKVALEEQLQEIFDQKTTPFIAAKQLLEKYSKL, translated from the coding sequence TTGGCGAAGTCCACAAACAAATCTGCATTATCTCAACACAAAGGCATTTCTGCTTCAGAAAATGTAAGTGATAGCGCTGCTGAAAGAATTAAGAATCTTCGGAAAAGAAAGCAAAATACGACAACGCTTCTTCAGCAATTATTAAATGGAAATAAAACAGCTTTAGGCAAAGCAATTACACTTGTAGAAAGCAACCAAGTGAAGCATCAGCAACAAGCTTCAGAAATTATAGAAGGAGCTTTAGCTTCCGCAGGGAAATCGATTAGAATAGGAATTACCGGTGTACCGGGCGTAGGTAAAAGTACTTTTATCGAGACATTTGGAAGTCATCTTTTAAAATTAGGTAAAAAAGTGGCTGTTTTGGCTGTGGATCCCAGCAGCAGTATTTCTAAAGGAAGTATTCTGGGTGATAAAACTCGAATGGAAAATCTGGTAAAAGAAAATCATGCATTTATCCGTCCAAGTCCTTCTGGCGATTCTCTTGGGGGCGTTGCCAGAAAAACACGAGAAAGTATTATTTTATGTGAAGCCGCCGGCTTTGATGTGATTTTGATTGAAACCGTAGGTGTAGGTCAAAGTGAAACCACCGTGCATAGCATGACCGATTTCTTTTTATTGTTGAAATTAGCCGGAGCTGGTGATGAATTACAAGGCATAAAACGTGGAATTATGGAAATGGCTGATGCTATCGTTATTAACAAAGCCGATGGTGAAAATTTAAAACCTGCCAAAAATGCCAAATTAGAGTTTAAACGGGCGCTACAACTCTATCCTGCCAAGGGAAGTACCTGGAAACCCGAAGTATTGATGAGTAGTGCTTTGTACAATGAAGGAATTGCGGCGGTTTGGGATCTTATCGAGTCCTTTGAAAAAAACACCAAGAAAAATGGCTATTTCGAGCAAAACCGAAAACAACAAAGTAAGTTTTGGCTACTGCAAACCATTAACGAACAATTGAAACAGTCTTTTTATCAAAACCCTGAGATAAAAGTTGCCTTGGAAGAACAATTACAAGAAATCTTCGATCAAAAAACAACTCCTTTTATTGCTGCAAAACAGCTTTTAGAAAAGTATAGTAAACTATAG
- a CDS encoding NAD-dependent epimerase/dehydratase family protein produces MKVLVTGAAGFIGSHAAEALNKEGYQVTGIDNFSEYYDVKLKKLNSECLQRHNVKVINADLRKTEDFKKLSTNFDFIVHFAAQPGISKSSSFDQYLQNNIIGTQNLIEFAHQNRKLKHFFNISTSSVYGLEATFPENTAPQPASYYGVTKLAAEQLVLAESRAKRLNSSSLRLYSVYGPRERPEKLYTKLISCAYRNEKFPLFSGSEKHLRSFTYVGDIIDGLLSAVKKHHELNGEIINLGTEAEYTTQEGIDYVEKLLGKKIELQTVPKRKGDQWHNRANITKAKKILEYTPKTTLKEGLQKQINWYKSNFL; encoded by the coding sequence ATGAAAGTTTTAGTTACTGGTGCTGCTGGTTTTATTGGATCCCATGCTGCTGAGGCACTTAATAAAGAAGGTTATCAGGTTACAGGAATAGATAATTTCTCAGAATATTATGATGTCAAATTAAAAAAGCTGAATTCTGAGTGTCTGCAAAGACATAATGTAAAAGTTATTAATGCAGATTTAAGAAAAACTGAAGATTTTAAAAAGCTTTCTACCAATTTTGATTTTATTGTTCATTTTGCAGCACAACCAGGAATTTCTAAAAGTAGCAGTTTTGATCAATACCTTCAAAATAATATAATCGGAACGCAGAATCTAATAGAGTTTGCTCACCAAAACAGAAAATTGAAGCATTTTTTTAATATTTCTACATCTTCAGTTTACGGTTTAGAGGCTACCTTTCCTGAAAATACTGCACCGCAACCGGCTTCCTACTATGGAGTCACCAAACTAGCCGCAGAGCAATTGGTTTTGGCCGAATCTCGTGCAAAACGATTAAATAGTAGTTCTTTAAGATTGTATTCGGTTTATGGACCACGAGAGCGTCCTGAGAAACTCTATACCAAATTAATATCCTGCGCATATCGCAATGAGAAGTTTCCACTTTTTTCCGGAAGCGAAAAACATTTAAGAAGTTTTACTTACGTGGGTGATATAATAGATGGACTACTTTCTGCAGTTAAAAAGCATCACGAATTAAATGGTGAGATAATCAATCTAGGTACAGAAGCAGAGTATACTACCCAGGAGGGTATTGATTATGTTGAAAAACTATTAGGTAAAAAGATCGAATTACAAACTGTGCCGAAGCGAAAAGGCGATCAATGGCACAATAGAGCTAATATTACTAAAGCTAAAAAAATACTGGAATATACCCCTAAAACGACTTTAAAAGAAGGCCTGCAAAAACAAATTAATTGGTATAAAAGTAATTTCCTATAG
- a CDS encoding glycosyltransferase has protein sequence MEYQFTIIVPIYNEEENLERLEEQLSLYLKIASKPTCILLVNDGSSDNSLSFIEKICSLNESFYFISFEKNCGLSAAIKAGFDHATTPLIGYIDSDLQTDPEDFNLLMKDIGEYDLVTGWRADRKDSFVKNMSSLIANGIRKSFTHDGMNDTGCPLKIIKADYAKKIPMFKGLHRFLPAMIMLQNGKVKQIHVRHYPRIAGEAKFHLWNRLFGPLVDCFAYLWMKKKYINYNVAKKG, from the coding sequence ATGGAATATCAATTTACGATTATTGTACCAATTTATAATGAGGAAGAAAATCTGGAAAGATTAGAAGAACAACTTTCTCTATACCTTAAAATTGCCAGCAAACCAACCTGTATACTATTAGTTAACGATGGATCCTCTGATAATAGCCTTTCCTTTATAGAAAAGATTTGTAGTCTAAATGAGTCTTTTTATTTTATCTCTTTTGAAAAAAATTGCGGACTGAGTGCCGCCATAAAAGCTGGGTTTGATCACGCCACTACACCTTTAATTGGCTATATAGACTCTGACCTTCAGACAGATCCCGAAGATTTTAATCTTTTAATGAAAGATATTGGTGAGTATGATCTAGTTACTGGATGGCGCGCTGATCGTAAAGATTCTTTCGTTAAAAACATGTCTTCACTTATTGCTAATGGAATTCGTAAAAGTTTTACCCATGATGGAATGAATGATACCGGTTGTCCTTTAAAAATTATAAAAGCAGACTATGCGAAAAAAATCCCGATGTTTAAAGGATTACACCGTTTTCTACCAGCTATGATAATGTTACAGAATGGAAAAGTAAAACAGATACACGTAAGACATTATCCACGGATTGCTGGTGAAGCTAAATTTCATCTGTGGAATAGGCTTTTTGGGCCACTAGTAGATTGTTTTGCTTACCTCTGGATGAAGAAGAAATATATTAACTACAATGTAGCGAAAAAAGGATGA
- a CDS encoding lipid-A-disaccharide synthase N-terminal domain-containing protein, which translates to MNPWLIYSVGFIAQILFSGRLLLQWILSEKHQKVLSPSIFWKLSLIASFLLFIYGDLQDDFSIMFGQAITYYIYIRNLQLQGEWDKIKRIFQLLIYLFPAFILLYNYNNGTLDLQRFFGNESIPFWLVILGTIAQIIFNLRFLYQWIYSERKKESVLPLGFWILSLIGASLILVYAIIRKDPVLFTGHIFGSIVYVRNIILNQKTKQQLNEA; encoded by the coding sequence ATGAATCCCTGGCTTATATATAGTGTAGGTTTTATTGCTCAAATTCTTTTTTCTGGACGTTTATTGTTGCAATGGATCCTTTCTGAAAAACATCAAAAAGTCTTGAGTCCGAGTATTTTCTGGAAGTTGAGTTTAATAGCGTCTTTTCTGCTCTTTATTTATGGCGATTTACAGGATGATTTCTCGATCATGTTTGGACAGGCTATTACCTACTATATCTATATTAGAAATTTACAGCTGCAAGGAGAATGGGATAAAATCAAACGCATATTTCAGTTACTCATATATTTATTTCCTGCTTTTATACTACTTTACAATTACAATAATGGAACATTAGATTTGCAACGTTTCTTTGGTAACGAAAGCATTCCTTTCTGGCTGGTGATATTAGGTACGATTGCTCAAATTATTTTTAATCTTCGGTTTCTATATCAATGGATCTATTCTGAAAGAAAAAAGGAAAGTGTCCTCCCATTGGGATTTTGGATATTAAGCCTTATTGGCGCCAGTTTAATTTTAGTTTACGCCATTATTAGAAAAGATCCCGTTTTATTTACAGGACATATTTTTGGAAGTATAGTTTATGTAAGAAATATTATCTTAAATCAAAAAACTAAACAACAATTAAATGAAGCTTAA
- a CDS encoding ArnT family glycosyltransferase has product MKLKFHRYLLALICVCILIFFFNLDAIYINIMEARNFGSAREMLTLDHWLLTTLNDIPRYEKPPLPTWLTAISAKIFGIERLWALRMPAACAATLLTVSLYKFSELINITRKQAFIAALVAVTSFYIIFSGRNGQWDIFTHSFMMVSIYFLFQLFNDDKKLWHNTLLGGIFFGFSILSKGPVSFYTLFLPFVIAYTIVYKLHHSKRKWPALIVFLILGLSVGLWWFAYVRIADPIAFLDIAKDEAANWGNYNTRPFYYYWSFFTQSGIWTIPSFVALLYPYLKNKVSNKKAYQFAILWTLISVILLSIIPEKKSRYLLPVLIPMALNTSFYIEYLFRNYSISKLKEKWIVHFNFGLIAILGITFPIVAPFFLKLSGIYYLWYILTSIALAGIGFGIFYFFKKKKIAKIFYLTISFICITIIFGFPLVDTLINNPNYKAFSELRKLSEKQQFEVYEYKSFSPEIIWNYGEPIPILKDNASFSLPKEKIFGLLIPPNDTITSEMFSKYSIEKVDRYDLNQVNPNKSGYKDRLIRDFYLLKKE; this is encoded by the coding sequence ATGAAGCTTAAATTTCATAGATATTTGCTTGCCCTAATTTGTGTTTGCATCCTCATATTTTTCTTTAATCTGGATGCTATCTACATAAATATTATGGAAGCTCGAAATTTTGGTTCGGCTAGAGAGATGTTAACTTTAGATCATTGGTTGCTTACCACTTTAAACGATATTCCTAGATACGAAAAACCTCCTTTACCTACCTGGTTAACTGCAATTTCGGCTAAAATATTTGGCATTGAGCGTTTATGGGCTTTACGCATGCCAGCTGCCTGCGCAGCAACTTTGCTTACAGTTTCTTTATACAAATTTTCAGAATTAATAAATATTACAAGGAAACAAGCATTTATAGCAGCACTTGTTGCAGTTACTTCTTTTTATATCATCTTTTCTGGTAGAAATGGACAATGGGACATTTTTACTCATTCATTTATGATGGTATCTATTTACTTTTTGTTCCAATTATTTAATGATGATAAAAAGTTATGGCACAACACATTGTTGGGAGGAATCTTCTTTGGATTTTCTATACTAAGTAAAGGTCCAGTGTCTTTTTATACGCTATTCTTACCTTTTGTAATTGCTTATACTATAGTTTATAAACTTCACCATTCTAAAAGAAAATGGCCTGCTCTGATCGTGTTTTTAATTCTTGGTTTATCAGTTGGATTATGGTGGTTTGCTTATGTAAGAATAGCAGACCCCATTGCATTTTTAGATATCGCTAAAGACGAAGCAGCTAACTGGGGCAATTACAATACAAGGCCGTTTTATTATTATTGGAGCTTCTTTACACAAAGTGGCATCTGGACAATTCCGTCTTTCGTTGCGTTACTTTACCCTTACTTAAAAAATAAAGTTAGCAATAAAAAAGCATACCAATTTGCTATTCTATGGACACTTATTTCAGTAATACTTCTTTCAATCATCCCCGAGAAAAAGTCTAGATATCTCCTACCGGTGCTGATTCCTATGGCACTAAATACCTCATTTTACATAGAATATTTATTCAGAAATTATTCAATTTCAAAGCTGAAAGAGAAATGGATTGTTCATTTTAATTTTGGGCTCATCGCGATTTTAGGTATTACTTTTCCTATCGTTGCTCCATTTTTTTTAAAACTTAGCGGAATTTATTATTTATGGTACATTCTAACATCTATTGCCTTAGCAGGTATTGGGTTTGGAATATTCTACTTCTTCAAAAAGAAAAAAATTGCAAAGATTTTTTATCTCACTATAAGCTTTATCTGTATAACCATAATTTTTGGTTTTCCACTCGTGGATACTCTTATTAATAATCCTAATTACAAGGCATTTTCTGAATTAAGAAAGCTATCCGAAAAACAGCAATTTGAAGTTTACGAATACAAGTCTTTTAGTCCGGAAATTATTTGGAATTATGGTGAGCCGATTCCCATATTAAAAGATAATGCTAGTTTCTCTTTGCCGAAAGAGAAAATTTTTGGCTTACTAATACCGCCAAATGACACTATCACTTCAGAAATGTTTTCTAAGTATTCTATCGAAAAAGTTGATCGGTATGACTTAAATCAAGTAAATCCGAACAAATCTGGATATAAAGATCGCTTGATTCGCGATTTTTATTTACTCAAAAAAGAGTAA
- a CDS encoding alpha/beta fold hydrolase, with amino-acid sequence MKNFILFLSFCSLLFTNHTFSQSSFEVTKYGSGEPILLLPGFTSTSEVYKTLIEDLSKNHEIHAFTFAGFGDVAPIPTPWLKTIKEDIETYVIKNKLKNPVIIGHSMGGTLGLWLTSENANFKKLILIDALPAMGALMLPNYNSDAIAYENPYNELLLKMDTSEFKNMAIQMAIGMSTNPEDQELITKDFMKADRKTYVYGYTDLLKLDLRQKLSNIDIPVYILAADLPYGKETAEKNYKNQYENLKSYELIFAKNSKHFIMYDQPEWLKDEINIALSIDE; translated from the coding sequence ATGAAAAATTTCATTTTATTCCTTAGTTTTTGTTCACTGCTTTTTACAAACCATACATTTAGTCAAAGCAGTTTTGAAGTTACAAAGTATGGCAGCGGCGAGCCGATTTTACTTCTTCCCGGTTTCACAAGTACATCTGAAGTTTATAAGACTTTAATCGAAGACCTTTCTAAAAATCACGAAATACACGCATTCACTTTTGCAGGTTTCGGCGATGTTGCTCCTATCCCTACTCCATGGCTTAAAACAATCAAAGAGGATATCGAAACTTACGTTATTAAAAATAAGCTTAAAAATCCGGTAATAATAGGTCACAGTATGGGTGGAACTTTAGGATTGTGGTTGACTTCAGAAAACGCAAACTTTAAAAAATTGATCTTAATAGACGCTTTACCTGCCATGGGTGCCCTAATGTTGCCAAATTATAATAGTGATGCCATAGCATATGAAAATCCATATAATGAGCTTTTATTAAAAATGGATACTTCGGAATTTAAAAATATGGCTATACAAATGGCTATTGGGATGAGCACAAATCCTGAAGACCAAGAGTTGATTACTAAAGATTTTATGAAGGCTGATCGCAAAACCTATGTTTATGGGTATACTGATCTTCTGAAATTAGATTTACGCCAGAAATTATCTAATATTGATATTCCGGTTTATATTCTTGCTGCAGACCTTCCTTATGGAAAAGAAACAGCTGAAAAAAATTATAAAAACCAGTACGAAAACCTGAAAAGCTACGAACTTATTTTTGCTAAAAATTCAAAGCATTTTATAATGTATGACCAGCCAGAATGGTTAAAAGATGAAATTAATATCGCCTTAAGTATCGATGAATAA
- a CDS encoding RNA polymerase sigma factor: MNKKIIFEKTYTTNYPKVFRLCLGYLGGDEDLSKDLAQEIFIKVWQYLDDFRGEASTSTWIYRITVNTCLQELRKKKTKPLKIEIAGDNPIEQSETETQFSSMYRCIDQLSAENKSIILLELEGLPQKEIARVIGINHASVRTRIHRIKDQLSKCVKNE; the protein is encoded by the coding sequence ATGAATAAGAAAATCATATTCGAGAAAACATATACCACAAATTACCCAAAAGTTTTTCGTCTTTGTTTAGGGTATCTAGGTGGCGACGAAGATTTATCTAAAGATTTAGCGCAAGAAATTTTTATAAAAGTGTGGCAATATTTAGATGATTTTAGAGGTGAAGCTTCCACTTCTACCTGGATTTATAGAATTACCGTAAATACGTGTTTACAGGAATTACGGAAGAAAAAGACCAAACCGCTAAAAATAGAAATTGCCGGCGACAATCCCATAGAGCAATCAGAAACCGAAACTCAATTTTCCAGTATGTATCGTTGCATCGATCAGCTTTCAGCAGAAAATAAATCGATCATATTATTAGAACTTGAAGGTTTGCCGCAAAAAGAAATTGCCAGGGTGATTGGAATCAATCATGCTTCAGTAAGAACAAGAATTCACCGAATTAAAGATCAACTTTCAAAATGTGTAAAAAATGAATGA
- a CDS encoding histone H1: MEKLVENINETFESFKADAEAQLETGNKAAGTRARKTSLALEKLLKEFRKESIAASKQ; encoded by the coding sequence ATGGAAAAGTTGGTAGAAAATATCAATGAGACATTCGAATCTTTTAAAGCTGATGCTGAAGCTCAGTTAGAAACTGGAAACAAAGCAGCCGGAACTCGTGCTAGAAAAACTTCTCTAGCTTTAGAAAAGCTACTTAAAGAATTCCGTAAAGAATCTATCGCAGCTTCTAAACAATAA
- a CDS encoding porin, with amino-acid sequence MVYQGFSWQSEIHWKKIEDRINLRETNLSGYYLQAGYLVHQTFSWWPKPLEIAARYANYTPNTQAESNLDEMTLAFNWFFKGHRNKLTMEISEFDLITEDLGTKDELRFRIQWDISI; translated from the coding sequence TTGGTTTATCAGGGTTTCAGTTGGCAATCAGAAATTCATTGGAAAAAAATCGAAGATCGCATAAATTTGAGAGAAACGAATTTGAGCGGTTACTATCTGCAAGCTGGTTATTTGGTGCATCAAACTTTTAGCTGGTGGCCAAAACCTTTAGAAATAGCTGCACGGTACGCCAATTATACTCCGAATACGCAAGCGGAATCTAATTTAGATGAAATGACCTTAGCCTTCAACTGGTTTTTTAAAGGGCATCGTAATAAACTCACTATGGAGATATCAGAATTTGATCTGATCACTGAAGATTTGGGAACAAAAGATGAGTTGAGATTCCGAATTCAATGGGACATTTCAATCTAA
- a CDS encoding porin: protein MKCGFPFLRFLIIIAVCLNASVSFSQTNEENSEDVLQDWQFQYGANGFEFRSRDNQYSLQIQSRLQFRFATPGDNDPLSFNDFSENSGNVFKINRSRIKVGGHAYKPWLKYYWEYDLGQSNLLDYRLMIEPWEFLNFKIGQFKVEYSRERRISSGAQQTVDRSILNKAFTVDRQQGIELYGRLRRSGSLDFNYWLGVFTGAGRGATENDSKDLMYFGRLQWNIFGENIGFRSSDLSIHKKPGAIIAVAGSTNRSQHTRFSSSGGDF from the coding sequence ATGAAGTGTGGTTTTCCTTTTCTGAGGTTTCTTATAATAATTGCTGTTTGCTTAAATGCGAGTGTCTCTTTTTCCCAAACCAATGAGGAGAATTCTGAGGATGTTTTGCAGGATTGGCAGTTTCAATATGGAGCGAACGGATTCGAATTTAGATCGAGAGACAATCAATATTCACTTCAGATTCAAAGTAGATTACAGTTTCGATTTGCAACACCCGGGGATAACGATCCTCTTTCTTTCAACGACTTTAGTGAAAATAGCGGAAATGTATTCAAAATAAATCGCTCGCGTATTAAAGTAGGTGGGCATGCTTATAAACCCTGGCTAAAGTATTACTGGGAATACGATTTAGGGCAATCGAATTTGTTAGATTATAGATTAATGATCGAGCCCTGGGAATTCTTGAATTTTAAAATTGGTCAGTTTAAGGTAGAATATAGTAGAGAACGTCGTATAAGTAGTGGAGCGCAACAAACTGTAGATCGTTCTATTTTAAATAAAGCTTTTACCGTAGATAGGCAACAGGGAATAGAACTTTATGGAAGATTAAGAAGATCGGGATCGCTCGATTTTAATTACTGGCTGGGTGTTTTTACTGGTGCCGGTCGTGGCGCTACAGAAAATGATAGCAAGGATCTAATGTATTTTGGTCGTTTGCAATGGAACATTTTTGGAGAAAATATTGGTTTTAGAAGTAGTGATTTAAGCATTCATAAGAAACCGGGAGCGATAATCGCTGTGGCTGGATCTACTAATAGGAGTCAGCATACCAGATTTTCTTCATCTGGCGGGGATTTTTAG
- a CDS encoding helix-turn-helix domain-containing protein: MLSDKVLYIRDLIDCPASYLDDPGRREFFEIVWLKDEKALHVPQHSFQTVQGDWIYLIPPYRVHQLNKAGKKGVLLSFKRELLEDDLKEFLLDVFRMFNIQGEFSCLQVTEQSSKGLNSVYNLLSEEYQKDEMNLIMMKALLKVFLLQLIQLKDEHFTQHDINEKRIYEFMLLLESNYLEERDTSFYAEKLGISAKRLNQILKEKLEKTGLQLIHDRLILEAKRQIIHSENTIKEISFNLKFKDRSYFSRFFKQHSGMTPQEFQASVKSHVIQHENTLIS, translated from the coding sequence ATGCTAAGTGATAAGGTTTTATATATACGAGATTTGATTGATTGTCCTGCCTCTTATTTGGATGATCCCGGGAGAAGAGAATTTTTTGAAATTGTATGGCTTAAAGATGAGAAAGCTTTGCATGTTCCTCAACATTCATTTCAGACCGTGCAGGGAGACTGGATTTATTTAATCCCGCCATACCGGGTGCATCAACTGAATAAAGCAGGAAAAAAAGGAGTGCTATTGTCTTTTAAAAGAGAACTGCTGGAAGATGATCTGAAGGAATTTTTATTAGACGTTTTCAGAATGTTCAATATTCAGGGCGAATTTTCATGTTTGCAGGTAACCGAGCAAAGTTCTAAAGGCTTAAATTCAGTTTATAATTTACTATCTGAAGAATATCAAAAGGATGAGATGAATCTAATTATGATGAAAGCACTTTTGAAAGTGTTTTTGTTGCAATTAATTCAGTTAAAAGATGAGCATTTTACTCAACATGATATTAACGAAAAGCGCATTTATGAGTTTATGCTGCTGCTGGAATCTAATTATTTAGAAGAGCGAGATACTTCTTTTTATGCTGAAAAATTAGGAATAAGCGCTAAGCGATTAAACCAGATTCTTAAAGAGAAATTAGAAAAAACCGGACTTCAGCTAATTCATGACCGACTAATTCTAGAAGCAAAACGACAAATTATACATAGTGAAAATACGATTAAAGAGATTTCATTTAACCTGAAATTTAAAGATCGATCTTACTTCAGTAGGTTTTTTAAACAACATTCAGGGATGACGCCGCAGGAGTTTCAGGCGAGTGTAAAAAGTCACGTTATTCAGCATGAAAACACTTTAATTAGCTGA
- the hxlB gene encoding 6-phospho-3-hexuloisomerase — translation MDNNNQDNHNTSIQNAYEIIINEHVNLYHSLNLDSLKAIENPIKNAKKIFLTGAGRTGFMVQAATMRLMHLGYKVFVVGETTTPAITKEDLLIAVSGSGTTKSILNAAETAKKNEADLVCFTTDNSSPLAELADHTIVIPAAGKQEHGNSISQQYAGSLFEQSFLLIFDALIHYLWKQSDSSAEKLWEMHANME, via the coding sequence ATGGACAATAACAATCAGGATAACCACAATACTAGCATTCAAAATGCTTACGAGATCATTATTAATGAACATGTAAATCTTTATCACTCTTTAAATTTAGACAGCCTTAAGGCGATAGAAAATCCAATTAAAAATGCTAAAAAGATATTTTTAACTGGCGCGGGTAGAACTGGCTTTATGGTACAGGCAGCAACGATGCGTTTAATGCATTTGGGGTATAAAGTTTTTGTCGTTGGTGAAACTACCACTCCGGCTATCACTAAAGAGGATCTTTTAATTGCGGTATCTGGCTCGGGGACGACAAAATCTATATTAAATGCTGCTGAAACTGCTAAGAAAAACGAAGCAGATTTGGTATGCTTTACAACAGATAACTCTTCTCCATTAGCAGAATTAGCAGATCACACAATAGTAATCCCGGCAGCGGGAAAACAAGAGCATGGCAATTCTATTTCTCAGCAATACGCAGGAAGCCTTTTTGAGCAATCGTTTTTATTGATTTTCGATGCTCTTATCCACTATTTATGGAAGCAATCTGATAGCAGCGCAGAGAAATTGTGGGAGATGCATGCGAATATGGAATAG